A portion of the Candidatus Pristimantibacillus lignocellulolyticus genome contains these proteins:
- a CDS encoding SDR family oxidoreductase: MRNLTGKAAIVTGGASGIGYAIVQRLLEAGVKVAVADLNKDKLAELEEAHKGNLIGCVTNVTKESDIEALVQQTVDKFGRLDYAFNVAGASKAGAIVDQSVEDWDFTVDLCLKGVFLSVKHQAKYMKEHGGGAIVNVASLNAHVPMFYGAAYSSAKAGVEMLTKNAALELSQYNIRVNAILPGLVATPLTNGLTSVDAINQAYMDRIPMRRAADPDEIAGPALFLVSDDATYVNGASLLVDGAWAVTGYPDLSKFI, encoded by the coding sequence ATGAGAAATCTAACTGGAAAAGCGGCTATCGTTACTGGAGGGGCGTCAGGTATTGGTTATGCGATTGTTCAGCGCTTATTGGAGGCAGGAGTCAAAGTCGCAGTCGCTGATTTAAATAAAGATAAACTTGCTGAATTGGAGGAAGCTCATAAAGGAAACTTAATCGGTTGCGTTACCAATGTGACCAAAGAATCCGATATAGAGGCTCTTGTTCAACAAACGGTTGATAAATTCGGTAGACTTGATTATGCTTTCAATGTTGCAGGTGCCTCTAAAGCGGGTGCTATTGTTGATCAAAGCGTAGAAGACTGGGATTTCACCGTTGATCTATGTTTGAAAGGTGTATTTCTATCCGTGAAGCATCAAGCGAAATATATGAAGGAGCACGGTGGAGGGGCTATTGTCAACGTTGCTTCTCTAAATGCTCATGTACCTATGTTTTATGGTGCCGCATACTCTTCTGCTAAAGCAGGAGTGGAAATGTTAACGAAAAATGCCGCTCTGGAGCTGTCGCAGTATAACATTCGCGTAAACGCTATTTTACCAGGTTTGGTTGCGACTCCTCTTACAAATGGGTTAACGAGTGTTGATGCTATTAATCAAGCTTACATGGACCGCATCCCAATGAGACGTGCTGCCGATCCGGATGAAATTGCTGGTCCAGCTCTATTTCTAGTAAGCGATGATGCTACTTATGTCAACGGAGCAAGCCTACTTGTAGATGGCGCATGGGCGGTAACTGGCTATCCTGATTTGAGCAAATTTATATAA